Proteins found in one Bremerella volcania genomic segment:
- a CDS encoding sulfatase family protein, giving the protein MNCQKLSVVAISAFLISITLGIAVGQDKAKLPNVIVVMADDLGIGDVSATNPDCKIKTPNIEQMATEGLTFLDAHTPSSVCTPTRYGLLTGRYNWRSRLARGVLSGTSEHLIPADRPTLGHLMQAAGYHTAMIGKWHLGWDWHKENGKIDFTKPVTNGPDINGFDQYYGHCGSLDMPPYVWVDTGQVTAVPQREEGVTSKEDRYGWYRKGPIGPDFVIEQVLPHLFDKSITYVNERAEPEHAGQPFFLYLPLPAPHTPIVPIPPFKDASGLNPYGDFVMQVDHHMGELFAALKENQLDENTLVFFTSDNGCSPQANFPLLLEKGHDPSSGYRGHKADIYEGGHRVPLIVRWPGHIEGGRKTSALACLTDVYSTLEAITGQLRKPTGGEDGYSLVSVFEGEESSGRDTLVSHSISGHFAIRQGNWKLCLSHGSGGWSDPREPAAIKQGLPKMQLFNLSSDPGEQDNLVESHPEKVKQLLELLERQVEQGRCTPGEKVENDRKITFLSAN; this is encoded by the coding sequence ATGAACTGTCAAAAACTAAGCGTCGTCGCAATAAGCGCATTCCTGATTTCTATTACGCTCGGAATCGCTGTCGGGCAAGATAAGGCCAAACTGCCCAACGTCATCGTCGTCATGGCGGATGACCTGGGAATTGGCGATGTCTCGGCAACCAATCCAGATTGCAAGATCAAGACGCCGAATATCGAGCAGATGGCTACCGAAGGCCTCACGTTTTTAGATGCCCATACGCCCAGCTCGGTTTGTACTCCGACGCGATATGGTCTTCTAACGGGGCGATACAACTGGCGTTCACGACTTGCTCGTGGTGTTTTGAGTGGAACGAGCGAACATCTTATTCCTGCCGATCGCCCCACGCTGGGTCACTTAATGCAAGCTGCTGGCTACCACACAGCGATGATCGGCAAGTGGCACCTCGGCTGGGACTGGCACAAAGAAAACGGCAAGATCGACTTTACTAAACCGGTCACCAATGGTCCTGACATCAACGGCTTCGATCAGTACTACGGCCATTGTGGTTCGCTCGATATGCCTCCGTACGTTTGGGTCGATACTGGGCAGGTCACCGCGGTACCCCAGCGCGAAGAAGGAGTAACGTCCAAGGAAGATCGCTATGGCTGGTATCGTAAAGGTCCGATCGGGCCTGACTTCGTCATTGAGCAAGTCCTTCCTCACCTGTTCGATAAGTCGATTACCTATGTGAACGAGCGGGCTGAGCCAGAGCACGCAGGCCAGCCCTTTTTTCTGTATCTTCCACTGCCGGCGCCCCACACACCGATTGTGCCTATCCCCCCCTTTAAGGACGCCAGCGGCTTGAATCCCTATGGTGACTTCGTTATGCAAGTCGATCATCACATGGGAGAACTATTCGCGGCGCTGAAAGAAAATCAGCTTGACGAGAATACGTTGGTTTTCTTTACCAGCGACAACGGCTGCTCGCCTCAGGCAAACTTTCCGCTCCTCTTGGAAAAAGGGCATGATCCCAGTTCAGGCTATCGCGGCCACAAGGCCGACATCTACGAAGGAGGCCATCGAGTTCCCTTGATCGTTCGATGGCCCGGACACATTGAAGGGGGACGTAAGACCAGCGCCCTGGCTTGTCTGACCGACGTCTACTCAACGCTGGAAGCGATCACCGGCCAGTTGCGTAAGCCAACCGGCGGCGAAGATGGCTATAGCTTGGTCTCTGTTTTTGAGGGGGAAGAATCGTCGGGACGCGATACGCTCGTTAGTCATTCCATCTCGGGGCACTTCGCCATTCGACAAGGCAATTGGAAACTGTGTTTGTCTCATGGAAGTGGAGGCTGGAGCGATCCAAGAGAGCCTGCGGCCATCAAGCAAGGCTTGCCGAAGATGCAGCTATTCAACTTGAGTTCCGACCCCGGCGAGCAAGATAACCTGGTGGAAAGTCACCCTGAAAAAGTCAAGCAGCTATTAGAATTGCTTGAACGTCAAGTCGAGCAAGGACGCTGTACGCCAGGTGAAAAGGTTGAGAACGACCGCAAGATTACCTTCCTGTCAGCAAATTGA
- a CDS encoding bL17 family ribosomal protein, with product MRHLRKGRRLGRSASHRKALFRNMASSLLLTERPDDVNESYYLYSDYLAADTPGTGHNTPKVKGRIVTTVQKAKELRPYVEKCITVAKKALPHLREAEKFATKAKPNTPEYKEWRESEQWQKWNAAMAPAVAARRRVVALLGNQRAVEILFDEVAPRFEDREGGYTRILKLAKPRLGDAGIQAILEFVGNDRDRVKTEAERPAFDSDEETAAAPAAEAPAEEEAAAPEAPVEEAGDNEEKQEG from the coding sequence ATGCGACACCTACGAAAAGGTCGACGACTCGGACGCTCGGCGAGCCACCGCAAGGCTCTGTTCCGCAACATGGCTAGCAGCTTGCTGTTGACCGAACGTCCTGATGACGTCAACGAAAGCTACTACCTCTACAGCGACTACCTGGCAGCCGACACTCCAGGGACCGGGCACAACACGCCCAAGGTTAAGGGCCGCATTGTCACGACCGTGCAGAAGGCGAAGGAACTGCGGCCTTACGTCGAGAAGTGTATCACGGTCGCCAAGAAGGCATTGCCGCACCTTCGCGAAGCTGAAAAGTTCGCGACCAAGGCCAAGCCTAACACGCCGGAATACAAAGAATGGCGTGAAAGCGAACAGTGGCAAAAATGGAACGCCGCCATGGCGCCTGCGGTTGCTGCTCGTCGTCGCGTGGTGGCTTTGCTCGGTAACCAGCGTGCCGTCGAAATCCTGTTCGACGAAGTCGCACCTCGCTTTGAAGATCGCGAAGGTGGTTATACCCGCATCCTGAAGCTGGCCAAGCCGCGTCTGGGTGATGCCGGTATTCAAGCCATCCTCGAATTCGTCGGTAACGATCGCGACCGCGTGAAGACCGAAGCCGAACGTCCTGCTTTCGACAGCGACGAAGAAACGGCAGCCGCACCAGCCGCTGAAGCTCCGGCAGAAGAAGAAGCCGCAGCACCTGAAGCTCCAGTTGAGGAAGCGGGTGACAACGAAGAAAAGCAGGAAGGCTAA
- the aroH gene encoding chorismate mutase: MMCRGVRGATTVTHNDRNEILEATRQLLALMIRRNGIDPKDVASAIFTVTSDLDAEFPALAARQIGWMDVPLICTHEISVPGSLPLCLRILLHWNTDKAQNEIHHVYVRDAVRLRPDLCQVPEIDWEELEQWIEQQMAGMK; this comes from the coding sequence ATGATGTGTCGTGGAGTTCGCGGTGCGACGACGGTTACGCACAACGATCGGAACGAAATTCTCGAAGCGACCCGGCAGCTATTAGCCCTTATGATTCGCCGGAATGGAATTGATCCCAAAGACGTTGCCAGCGCGATTTTTACCGTGACGAGCGATCTGGATGCAGAGTTCCCTGCACTCGCAGCGCGGCAGATCGGTTGGATGGATGTGCCTCTGATTTGCACGCACGAAATCAGTGTCCCTGGCTCTTTACCGTTATGTTTGCGAATTCTGTTGCACTGGAACACGGATAAAGCCCAGAACGAGATTCACCACGTTTATGTACGCGATGCTGTCAGGCTTCGCCCGGATTTGTGCCAGGTTCCTGAGATCGATTGGGAGGAACTTGAGCAGTGGATCGAGCAGCAAATGGCAGGCATGAAATAG
- a CDS encoding BON domain-containing protein has product MFGNQVSDKDLQRKVDRTMERTGVNSQAKVKARVVNGTVELSGALQYENQRRPILKVIRSIQGVQRVNDLMACPPKPKRTDA; this is encoded by the coding sequence ATGTTCGGTAACCAAGTTTCCGATAAGGATCTGCAACGCAAAGTGGATCGTACAATGGAACGCACTGGCGTGAATTCTCAGGCCAAAGTCAAGGCCCGTGTTGTCAATGGAACCGTCGAGTTGTCTGGGGCTCTGCAATACGAAAATCAGCGTCGCCCGATTTTAAAAGTTATTCGCAGTATTCAAGGCGTTCAGAGGGTCAACGACCTCATGGCTTGTCCACCAAAGCCGAAACGAACCGACGCCTGA
- the amt gene encoding ammonium transporter, which translates to MSSALPQLDIAWMLICAALVMLMQGGFCLLESGLVRAKNSFNVALKNLVDFCVSAAVFWVFGFAIMFGASYHGWFGTTMFCPGEDSSPWLMAFFIFQMVFCGTATTIISGAVAERIRFRGYFIIALLVSGVIYPLFGHWAWGGAADGAASGWLAQEGFIDFAGSTVVHSVGGWVALAAILVIGPRIGRFDGDRPGIHGHNLTLATFGVLMLWFGWFGFNGGSTLAMNDSVPLIIVNTNLAGAFGGLACLACSWTIHRRPDVGHTMNGAVAGLVGITASCHIVAPWAAVAIGCGAGVICCLVTELLPKLKIDDVIGAFPAHACAGAFGTLALAFLADPSHFGEGMTAWSQFWVQLKGVTACAALAFGGGFTLIYLINLVMPFRTSAEHEVAGLNISEHGASTELIDLLTNMSRHREQGDFSQKVDIEPHTEVGQIAAEYNRVLECVNKEMRQRTEAEARFRGIFENAVEGIYQTTPDGRFMTVNPALARMLGYESLVDLTDCISDISSQVYVEQNRRAEFIETLDQQGVVFGFESEIRRANGETMWISENASVRRDLEGNVSYYEGTVEDITERRKARYFEAERNAADAANRAKSDFLASMSHEIRTPLNGIIGFLDLLAATRLESNQQRFVDLAKSSAGTLLHLINDILDLSKIEAGGIEFESTEFVVHELVESVPEMFSPQGRARGLELNCCIGPDVPQAVIGDPERIRQVLINLFANAVKFTEHGGVNLHVTMADKQSDPNMQNQACIQFAVEDTGIGIPQSRLDRLFKAFSQVDASTTRNYGGTGLGLAICKQLVELMGGEIGVDSEAGKGSTFWFRIPLQCTERSTCDVIPNVHGLRVLAVDDNHMNLQVLKEQLQSWGVEATTASSGSRALDLMREAAERNAPFQLAILDHIMPEMDGLTLADRIHGHEAYRDTKLLMLTSYDRDISSEVLKRLEMTCLTKPIRQSRLLDTLVSLSGGRRSSETQARLEAETMLLNDRRHQDATIIVVDDNEINRLVAHEILQAEGFQVILAENGREAVDKVSGADVDLILMDCEMPEMDGFEATRKIRRMASLTHPKLLDLPIVALTAQAIKGDQERCLSAGMNDYVMKPVNRQQLIQTILKQLDQRKSSSAAEATGADEISSEVAEPDAGQEEQISIAELRERCGGDESLIQRVLQKFADKAKSEIVLLEQHVRDGNIDKVVQVAHSLKGMAANVAAQPVSKVAGTIELAAREQQAEGYELLMKELSEKFDTCEAVIAHLLNEGNRKQGDR; encoded by the coding sequence ATGTCGTCCGCCCTGCCTCAACTCGATATTGCTTGGATGCTTATCTGCGCCGCCCTGGTCATGTTGATGCAGGGAGGTTTTTGTCTGTTAGAGAGCGGTCTGGTCCGCGCCAAAAACAGCTTTAATGTGGCGCTGAAGAACCTGGTCGACTTTTGCGTGTCGGCAGCCGTGTTTTGGGTGTTTGGCTTCGCGATTATGTTCGGTGCCAGCTATCACGGATGGTTTGGGACAACGATGTTCTGCCCTGGCGAGGACTCATCTCCCTGGTTGATGGCGTTCTTCATCTTTCAAATGGTCTTCTGCGGTACGGCGACGACTATTATCTCGGGTGCGGTTGCCGAACGTATTCGCTTTCGCGGGTACTTCATCATTGCGTTATTAGTCTCTGGTGTCATCTATCCATTGTTTGGCCATTGGGCTTGGGGCGGTGCTGCCGATGGCGCTGCTTCTGGCTGGTTGGCCCAGGAAGGGTTCATCGACTTCGCCGGCTCAACGGTTGTTCATTCGGTGGGCGGCTGGGTGGCCTTGGCAGCAATCCTGGTCATTGGGCCACGCATCGGTCGTTTTGACGGCGACCGCCCTGGTATTCATGGTCATAACTTGACGCTGGCAACGTTCGGCGTGTTGATGCTGTGGTTTGGCTGGTTCGGCTTCAACGGCGGTAGCACTTTGGCAATGAACGACTCGGTGCCGCTTATCATCGTAAACACGAACCTGGCCGGAGCCTTTGGTGGACTAGCCTGCTTAGCTTGCTCGTGGACCATTCATCGTCGTCCTGACGTTGGACATACCATGAACGGCGCCGTTGCCGGGCTTGTGGGCATTACGGCATCGTGTCACATCGTGGCCCCTTGGGCAGCCGTTGCCATCGGGTGCGGGGCCGGCGTGATCTGTTGTCTGGTTACGGAACTACTTCCCAAGCTAAAGATCGACGATGTCATCGGTGCTTTTCCCGCCCACGCGTGTGCCGGTGCGTTTGGAACACTGGCACTCGCATTTCTGGCCGACCCGAGTCATTTCGGTGAAGGGATGACGGCGTGGTCGCAGTTCTGGGTGCAATTGAAAGGCGTTACCGCATGTGCTGCGCTCGCATTTGGCGGTGGGTTCACGTTGATCTACTTGATCAACCTGGTGATGCCTTTCCGCACATCGGCCGAACATGAAGTCGCAGGCTTGAACATCTCGGAACATGGTGCCAGTACCGAACTGATTGATCTACTAACGAACATGTCACGTCATCGCGAGCAAGGAGACTTCTCGCAAAAGGTCGACATCGAGCCGCATACCGAAGTCGGGCAGATTGCCGCCGAATACAACCGCGTGCTCGAATGCGTCAATAAGGAGATGAGGCAGCGAACCGAGGCCGAGGCGCGATTCCGCGGAATCTTCGAGAATGCCGTCGAAGGGATCTATCAGACGACACCTGATGGTCGGTTCATGACCGTCAATCCGGCGCTAGCTCGGATGTTGGGTTACGAGAGTCTCGTTGATTTGACGGACTGCATCTCGGACATCTCCAGCCAGGTCTACGTCGAACAGAATCGACGCGCTGAATTCATCGAGACGCTCGACCAGCAGGGAGTCGTGTTTGGATTTGAGTCCGAAATCCGCCGAGCCAATGGCGAGACGATGTGGATCTCGGAAAACGCTTCGGTTCGACGTGACCTGGAAGGGAATGTCTCGTACTACGAAGGCACCGTCGAGGACATTACCGAGCGGCGTAAAGCACGCTACTTTGAGGCAGAGCGTAACGCTGCCGACGCGGCCAATCGCGCCAAAAGCGATTTCCTGGCGAGCATGAGTCACGAAATCCGTACGCCACTCAACGGTATTATTGGCTTTCTCGATCTGTTGGCCGCGACCAGGCTCGAGAGCAATCAACAACGCTTTGTGGATCTGGCGAAAAGTTCCGCCGGAACGCTGCTGCACTTGATTAACGACATTCTCGATCTCTCGAAGATTGAAGCCGGTGGCATCGAGTTTGAATCGACGGAGTTCGTCGTCCACGAACTGGTGGAATCAGTCCCCGAGATGTTCTCGCCGCAAGGACGAGCAAGGGGGCTGGAACTTAACTGTTGCATTGGGCCTGATGTTCCGCAGGCCGTGATCGGCGATCCGGAGCGAATTCGACAGGTCTTGATCAACTTGTTTGCCAATGCGGTCAAGTTTACGGAACATGGTGGCGTGAACTTGCATGTCACCATGGCAGACAAACAAAGCGATCCGAACATGCAGAACCAGGCCTGCATTCAATTCGCGGTGGAAGATACAGGGATTGGCATCCCGCAAAGTCGCCTTGATCGATTGTTCAAAGCATTCTCGCAGGTCGACGCCTCAACCACGCGCAACTACGGTGGAACTGGACTCGGGTTGGCGATCTGTAAACAACTCGTCGAACTTATGGGTGGCGAAATCGGTGTCGATAGCGAGGCAGGCAAAGGTTCCACATTCTGGTTCAGGATTCCTCTGCAGTGCACTGAACGATCGACCTGCGACGTCATTCCGAACGTGCATGGGCTTCGTGTGCTGGCGGTTGATGACAATCACATGAATCTGCAAGTGCTCAAAGAGCAACTGCAATCGTGGGGAGTCGAGGCAACCACGGCCAGTAGCGGGAGCCGAGCTCTTGATTTGATGAGGGAAGCCGCCGAAAGGAACGCACCCTTCCAGTTGGCTATTCTCGATCACATCATGCCTGAGATGGATGGCCTAACGCTGGCCGATCGAATTCATGGGCACGAAGCATATCGCGATACCAAATTGTTGATGCTTACCTCTTACGATCGCGATATTTCCAGCGAGGTCCTCAAGCGATTGGAAATGACGTGCCTGACCAAGCCGATTCGCCAGTCGCGACTGCTCGATACGCTCGTATCGTTGTCTGGTGGACGGCGTTCGAGCGAGACGCAAGCTCGCTTGGAAGCCGAAACGATGCTGCTCAATGATCGGCGCCATCAAGATGCAACGATCATTGTCGTGGATGACAACGAGATCAACCGCCTGGTTGCTCATGAGATTCTTCAGGCTGAAGGCTTTCAAGTTATATTGGCCGAAAACGGACGAGAGGCTGTCGACAAGGTGAGCGGGGCGGATGTCGACCTGATCTTGATGGACTGCGAAATGCCCGAAATGGACGGATTCGAGGCGACACGTAAGATTCGCCGGATGGCATCGCTAACCCATCCGAAGCTCCTTGATTTGCCAATCGTGGCACTCACCGCGCAAGCCATCAAGGGAGATCAAGAACGCTGTCTTTCCGCTGGCATGAATGACTACGTTATGAAGCCAGTAAATCGCCAGCAGTTAATTCAGACGATCCTGAAACAGCTTGACCAGCGAAAGTCATCGTCGGCCGCCGAGGCAACTGGCGCAGATGAAATATCGTCAGAGGTCGCTGAGCCTGACGCTGGTCAAGAAGAGCAAATCTCGATCGCCGAACTGCGTGAGCGTTGCGGTGGCGACGAGAGTTTGATTCAGCGTGTTCTTCAAAAATTTGCTGACAAAGCAAAGTCAGAGATCGTACTGCTCGAGCAACATGTTCGTGACGGAAACATCGACAAGGTTGTTCAAGTTGCCCATTCTTTGAAAGGGATGGCGGCGAACGTAGCCGCCCAGCCCGTTTCCAAGGTAGCAGGAACCATCGAATTGGCAGCTAGAGAGCAGCAGGCGGAAGGATATGAACTTTTAATGAAAGAGCTCAGTGAAAAGTTCGACACGTGCGAAGCAGTAATTGCCCACCTGTTAAACGAAGGTAACCGTAAGCAGGGAGATCGATAA
- a CDS encoding putative metallopeptidase, which translates to MKRSSRPKQRKKAKPARKSAVNQARVPSKSMGRVQLHKSAGRRGFDFTFAMRLLVNDMIDRMPELAHIDMSRVAVAIVQARIDSTHGVFATLTPMRFEQGSRFTTRRGRKYCCQSLLDEHGREMLYILSFYLPRFQNMDFSEKMITIFHELWHISPDFDGDIRRHPGRCYAHSSSQKEYDEHMAVLSTKYLMKKPPPELYAFLEHDFAKLYHQGGGIYGVKIPRPKLIPEAG; encoded by the coding sequence GTGAAACGCTCCTCACGGCCCAAGCAGCGAAAAAAGGCGAAGCCTGCCAGGAAGTCGGCGGTGAATCAGGCGCGTGTGCCATCGAAGTCGATGGGACGCGTGCAGTTGCATAAGTCGGCTGGCCGGCGAGGCTTCGATTTCACGTTTGCCATGCGACTGTTGGTCAACGATATGATCGATCGGATGCCGGAACTGGCCCATATCGACATGAGTCGCGTGGCTGTCGCCATTGTTCAAGCACGCATTGATTCCACCCATGGCGTGTTCGCCACGCTCACACCAATGCGTTTTGAACAGGGTTCGCGTTTTACTACCCGTCGCGGACGCAAGTATTGCTGCCAATCTCTCTTGGATGAGCACGGCCGAGAGATGCTCTACATTCTCAGTTTCTATCTCCCACGATTTCAGAACATGGACTTCTCGGAGAAGATGATCACTATCTTCCACGAGTTGTGGCACATTAGTCCCGATTTTGACGGCGACATTCGGCGTCACCCAGGCCGCTGTTATGCCCATTCATCGAGCCAAAAGGAATACGACGAACACATGGCTGTCTTGTCGACCAAGTACCTGATGAAGAAGCCCCCTCCCGAGTTATACGCGTTTCTGGAACATGATTTTGCCAAGTTGTATCATCAAGGCGGTGGAATTTACGGCGTGAAGATTCCTCGCCCCAAGCTGATTCCCGAGGCCGGCTAG
- a CDS encoding HD domain-containing phosphohydrolase — protein sequence MDTRISILVVDDDDIALDMVESYLTREGFLVFTALNGVEAVKQLEENEIQIVVTDWEMPMMNGLELCREIRGRFTEHYIYSILLTSRGRNDEIVEGMASGADDFMVKPFNPPELLARINAGVRLIGLETRDLVIFSLARLAESRDTETGQHLERVRQYSRRLAREMSTLPEFAQVIDGEFVRLIYQTSPLHDIGKVGIPDGVLLKPGKLTKDEFEVMKKHTILGAETLDAALKQFPKAKFLQMARDIAVAHHEKWDGSGYPYGLSGLEIPLSARIVAVADVYDALTTRRIYKEAFSTDYAENIILEGSGKHFDPEVVRAFEACKEDFVRFVEQYSDPVEAECEMTATS from the coding sequence ATGGATACGCGCATCAGCATTTTAGTGGTTGATGATGATGACATTGCACTCGATATGGTCGAGAGCTATTTGACGCGGGAAGGCTTCTTAGTGTTCACCGCGCTCAATGGTGTCGAAGCGGTCAAGCAGCTTGAAGAGAATGAAATCCAGATCGTCGTGACCGACTGGGAGATGCCGATGATGAATGGCCTGGAACTCTGCCGCGAGATCCGGGGGCGTTTCACCGAGCACTACATTTACAGCATTTTGCTGACCAGTCGCGGCCGCAATGATGAGATCGTCGAAGGCATGGCATCGGGTGCGGATGACTTCATGGTCAAGCCCTTCAACCCGCCAGAACTCTTAGCGCGGATCAATGCCGGCGTTCGTCTGATCGGGTTGGAAACACGCGATCTGGTCATCTTCTCTCTGGCACGTTTAGCCGAATCGCGTGACACGGAAACAGGCCAACACTTGGAGCGAGTTCGCCAGTATTCGCGCCGCTTGGCCCGAGAAATGTCGACCCTGCCGGAGTTTGCTCAGGTGATCGACGGTGAATTCGTTCGTCTTATTTATCAGACGAGCCCTCTGCACGATATTGGCAAGGTTGGCATTCCCGATGGTGTCTTGCTCAAGCCTGGCAAGTTAACCAAGGACGAATTCGAGGTCATGAAAAAGCACACGATCCTTGGAGCGGAAACGCTTGACGCCGCACTCAAGCAGTTTCCCAAAGCCAAGTTTCTGCAAATGGCCAGAGACATAGCAGTGGCCCATCACGAAAAATGGGATGGCAGTGGGTATCCATACGGATTGAGCGGCCTGGAAATCCCTCTTTCAGCTCGTATCGTTGCCGTGGCCGACGTGTACGATGCGTTGACAACCAGGCGCATCTACAAGGAGGCTTTCAGCACGGATTACGCGGAAAACATTATTCTCGAAGGAAGCGGCAAACACTTTGACCCCGAAGTTGTGCGGGCATTTGAAGCTTGCAAAGAAGACTTTGTGCGTTTCGTCGAGCAGTATTCCGATCCTGTTGAAGCGGAGTGTGAAATGACAGCGACTAGCTGA
- a CDS encoding YqjF family protein, whose translation MIDRLTPTIRPNQRVRGYQRWRSLLFLHWPVPFETLRPLVPAGLEIDHFDGVAYVGVVPFAMKGVRNAWWPEWASMTFLETNVRTYVYHGSQPGVYFLSLDAANRLAVWGARQFWGLPYYHAQMSLKRTEDKVVYETERPCGSVRHKVSYRIGPPLEPSQPGSLQHFFLERYYLFLEHRGTLYTGQVHHVPYPAHEVEILAIEDTLLNASGLAIPPDPPSFAHFSPGVDVEIFGLKPLPRTP comes from the coding sequence ATGATTGACCGTCTAACGCCAACCATTCGACCGAATCAGAGAGTGCGTGGATATCAGCGATGGCGATCATTGCTGTTTCTGCATTGGCCGGTTCCTTTTGAAACTTTACGGCCATTGGTGCCTGCTGGTCTGGAGATCGATCACTTTGACGGGGTCGCTTATGTTGGCGTGGTTCCCTTTGCAATGAAAGGAGTCCGCAATGCCTGGTGGCCGGAATGGGCTTCGATGACTTTTTTAGAGACGAACGTCCGTACCTATGTCTATCACGGTAGCCAGCCAGGCGTCTACTTTCTTTCGCTCGATGCGGCCAATCGTTTGGCCGTTTGGGGTGCTCGGCAGTTTTGGGGATTGCCTTACTATCATGCCCAGATGAGCCTGAAGCGAACGGAAGACAAAGTCGTCTATGAAACCGAACGACCGTGTGGCAGCGTGCGACATAAGGTCAGCTATCGAATTGGTCCACCACTGGAACCTTCGCAACCGGGGTCGCTCCAGCATTTCTTTCTCGAACGCTATTACTTGTTCCTGGAGCATCGCGGAACACTCTATACCGGCCAGGTACATCATGTGCCGTATCCTGCTCACGAGGTCGAAATATTGGCTATCGAGGATACACTGTTGAATGCTTCAGGTCTTGCAATCCCACCAGACCCACCCTCTTTTGCGCACTTCTCGCCAGGCGTCGATGTTGAAATCTTCGGACTAAAGCCCCTGCCTCGCACGCCGTGA
- a CDS encoding cysteine peptidase family C39 domain-containing protein, whose product MQDVIAGYFIVGIVSLGGFFATRAWTRDWSVFALNQFAVIVVAIVAFYTAFVWESLFLTELLPFSNLIILSNIYPLAALVLAAIASNRLRDQGWRRAIPMSGLLGAGVWSLIYPVMGQAPECQMNWDSQGICYQTTSQTCTAACAATLLNYYDIPTTEEEMAELCLTRQGTSWKGFYRGLKLKTQDTPYQVRMGYLTPDELASSRRPVVLRVGKRAWFGSSNAAGLPDGWKVGEIHSVVCLGQIQGYYVIADPNPEIGIEFWSEDELLKVWDGHSALLERSYEGPPFKYTRSGLENIRALAAR is encoded by the coding sequence ATGCAGGATGTAATTGCGGGCTACTTCATCGTAGGCATCGTTAGCCTTGGTGGCTTCTTCGCCACAAGAGCCTGGACCAGGGACTGGTCTGTATTCGCTCTGAATCAATTCGCGGTTATCGTGGTCGCCATTGTCGCGTTCTATACGGCTTTCGTTTGGGAAAGTCTGTTCCTCACTGAACTCTTACCATTCTCGAATTTAATCATTCTCAGCAACATCTATCCCCTCGCGGCGCTTGTGCTTGCCGCGATCGCGTCGAACCGCTTACGCGACCAAGGGTGGCGGCGTGCCATCCCCATGTCTGGCCTGCTCGGAGCTGGTGTTTGGTCGTTGATATATCCAGTGATGGGACAAGCGCCAGAATGCCAGATGAACTGGGATTCTCAGGGTATCTGCTACCAGACCACAAGCCAGACATGTACAGCCGCCTGTGCGGCGACCTTGCTGAACTACTACGATATTCCAACGACGGAAGAAGAAATGGCCGAGCTTTGTTTGACTCGGCAAGGAACTTCCTGGAAAGGCTTTTACCGCGGGCTGAAGCTTAAAACGCAGGACACGCCTTACCAGGTGCGGATGGGATATCTCACGCCGGATGAACTCGCTTCCTCGCGGAGGCCCGTGGTTCTACGTGTTGGCAAGCGAGCTTGGTTCGGCAGCAGCAACGCCGCAGGTTTGCCAGATGGCTGGAAAGTTGGCGAGATCCACTCGGTCGTCTGCCTCGGACAGATCCAAGGCTACTATGTCATCGCCGACCCGAATCCAGAAATTGGCATCGAGTTTTGGAGCGAAGACGAGTTGCTGAAAGTGTGGGATGGCCATAGTGCTCTGCTTGAACGCAGCTACGAAGGTCCGCCGTTCAAATACACGCGTAGTGGCCTCGAAAATATCCGGGCGCTCGCCGCTCGTTAG